The proteins below are encoded in one region of Thermus caldifontis:
- a CDS encoding DUF488 domain-containing protein: protein MALKVKRVYEPASPEDGVRVLVDRLWPRGLSKEKAQVDWWAKELAPSEALRRFFAHDPGKYPEFLRRYRKELEGNPA from the coding sequence ATGGCTCTAAAGGTAAAGCGGGTCTACGAGCCAGCTTCCCCAGAGGACGGGGTGCGGGTGTTGGTGGACCGCCTCTGGCCTCGAGGGCTCAGTAAGGAGAAGGCCCAGGTGGACTGGTGGGCCAAAGAACTTGCCCCCTCAGAGGCCCTCCGCCGCTTCTTCGCCCACGACCCCGGGAAGTATCCCGAGTTCCTTCGCCGCTACCGAAAAGAGCTAGAGGGCAACCCCGCCTAG
- a CDS encoding cytochrome P460 family protein: protein MRLKRAVFLGLMALGLLVLAQYPSSGGQAQASFPYPEGFRLWTHVKSMELKPGHPLYESFGGLHHIYVDPTGLKTYLEGKKNPFPKGTVIVFDLLEAKEEGSALLEGPRKLIGVMVKDPDRYRATGGWGYYAFGPDKKPMSIDPASCHACHQGAANTDFVFSAFRP from the coding sequence ATGCGCTTGAAACGAGCGGTGTTTCTCGGCCTTATGGCCCTAGGCCTCTTGGTTCTGGCCCAGTACCCGTCCAGTGGGGGCCAGGCTCAGGCCAGCTTCCCCTACCCGGAGGGCTTCCGCCTTTGGACCCACGTGAAGAGCATGGAGCTCAAACCCGGCCATCCCCTCTACGAAAGCTTCGGCGGCCTTCACCACATCTACGTGGACCCAACCGGGCTCAAGACCTATCTGGAGGGCAAGAAGAATCCCTTCCCTAAGGGCACGGTCATCGTCTTTGACCTCCTCGAGGCCAAGGAGGAAGGAAGCGCTCTCCTGGAAGGCCCAAGGAAGCTCATCGGGGTGATGGTCAAGGACCCGGACCGGTATAGGGCCACGGGAGGCTGGGGGTACTATGCCTTTGGCCCCGACAAGAAGCCCATGAGCATCGACCCCGCCTCCTGCCACGCCTGCCACCAGGGGGCAGCCAACACCGACTTCGTCTTTAGCGCCTTCCGGCCCTAA
- a CDS encoding MarR family winged helix-turn-helix transcriptional regulator translates to MGTPQGQDREEKLLALLERLAQVERALLTRQAYHLGLTALQAQLLLHLSERPYGVVALAELLALTPATVSEALTSLERKGLLSRAKDERDGRRWVLKPTVEGVKLAHALKTYAAPLRHALAQIPHQEEVLSGLMELLATLVRQGTVPETGLCLTCRYLRREKGFFCSLLRLDLKPLDLRLACPDHAPA, encoded by the coding sequence GTGGGCACCCCGCAAGGCCAAGACCGGGAGGAAAAGCTCCTGGCCCTCTTAGAACGCCTGGCCCAGGTGGAGCGGGCCCTCCTCACCCGGCAGGCCTACCACCTGGGCCTTACGGCTTTGCAAGCCCAGCTTCTCCTGCACCTTTCCGAGAGGCCTTATGGGGTGGTGGCCCTGGCCGAACTCCTGGCCCTCACCCCAGCCACGGTGAGCGAGGCCCTCACCAGCCTGGAGCGCAAGGGCCTTCTGTCCCGGGCCAAGGACGAGCGGGATGGCCGGCGCTGGGTCTTAAAGCCCACGGTGGAAGGGGTTAAACTGGCCCACGCTCTAAAAACCTACGCCGCCCCCCTCCGCCATGCCCTGGCCCAAATACCCCATCAAGAGGAGGTCCTTTCCGGGCTCATGGAGCTTTTGGCAACGCTGGTGCGCCAAGGAACGGTGCCCGAGACCGGCCTTTGCCTTACCTGCCGCTATCTACGGCGAGAAAAGGGCTTTTTCTGCTCCCTCCTCCGCCTGGACCTAAAGCCTTTGGACCTTCGCCTTGCCTGCCCAGACCACGCCCCCGCCTAA
- a CDS encoding TIGR04053 family radical SAM/SPASM domain-containing protein, whose amino-acid sequence MERPEFAQYPYLVAWEVTNACLLACRHCRASAMPHPLPGELSTEEGLRLIEEVATYRPKPLLLLTGGDPLARSDLLFLIQRARELGLKVGLTPAATPLLTREKVFQLKEAGVTRLALSLDGASPQSHDAFRGEDGTFARTLAALEWAKEAGLPTQVNTTVTRENWPEIQALPDLLAEKGVVLWSLFFLVPVGRGLLLKQLSAREFEEVLHWLYGVSRIYPFHVKTTEAHHFRRVVLQRRREEGGQDRALAAGESLHREYFQDGMEHSRLGVTDGNGFVFVSATGDVAPSGFLPVYAGSIRDRSLLEIYRHSPLFRELRNKDLLKGKCGVCEYRFVCGGSRARAWAETGDYLASEPRCAYVPPAWLEKVGRVPRAGT is encoded by the coding sequence ATGGAACGCCCCGAGTTTGCCCAGTACCCCTATTTGGTTGCCTGGGAGGTGACCAACGCCTGCCTCCTGGCCTGCCGCCACTGCCGGGCCTCAGCCATGCCTCACCCCCTGCCCGGGGAGCTTTCCACGGAGGAGGGCTTGAGGCTCATAGAGGAGGTGGCCACCTACCGCCCCAAGCCCCTCTTGCTCCTTACCGGGGGGGACCCCTTGGCTCGCTCCGACCTCCTTTTCCTTATCCAAAGAGCCCGGGAGCTGGGCCTTAAGGTGGGCCTCACCCCGGCGGCCACTCCCCTCCTTACCCGGGAGAAGGTCTTCCAGCTGAAGGAGGCGGGGGTGACCCGGCTCGCCCTTTCCCTGGACGGGGCAAGCCCCCAAAGCCACGATGCCTTCCGGGGGGAGGATGGCACCTTTGCCCGGACCCTGGCGGCCTTGGAATGGGCCAAGGAGGCAGGGCTTCCTACCCAGGTGAACACCACCGTGACCCGGGAGAACTGGCCGGAGATCCAGGCTCTGCCCGATCTCCTGGCGGAGAAAGGGGTGGTCCTTTGGAGCCTTTTCTTCCTGGTGCCCGTGGGACGCGGACTTCTTTTAAAGCAGCTTTCCGCCCGGGAGTTTGAAGAGGTGCTCCACTGGCTTTACGGGGTCTCCCGGATCTATCCCTTCCACGTGAAAACCACCGAGGCCCACCACTTCCGCCGGGTGGTGCTACAGAGGCGTAGGGAGGAAGGGGGGCAGGACCGGGCCCTGGCGGCGGGAGAGAGCCTCCACCGGGAGTACTTCCAAGACGGTATGGAGCACTCCCGGCTTGGGGTTACGGACGGCAATGGCTTTGTCTTCGTATCCGCCACCGGGGATGTAGCCCCTTCAGGGTTTTTGCCGGTGTATGCCGGCAGCATCCGGGATAGATCTCTTTTGGAAATATATCGTCATAGCCCCCTCTTTCGGGAACTCCGTAACAAAGACCTCCTCAAGGGGAAGTGTGGGGTTTGCGAGTACCGCTTTGTGTGCGGGGGGAGTCGGGCTAGGGCCTGGGCGGAAACCGGGGATTATCTGGCCAGCGAGCCCCGGTGCGCCTATGTGCCCCCGGCTTGGCTGGAGAAGGTGGGCAGGGTTCCTAGAGCGGGCACTTAG
- a CDS encoding nitrite reductase: MRRLALLGVLVLSALALAQAPGPLSPGEKEEAAKIYFDRCAGCHGVLRKGATGPALDPKKMAEKGLEYLKAVIFGGLPGGMPDWGRQGILSQQETELVARFLLEEPPAPPIPTYEEIRKTWKVHVPLEKRPAKPLHDRNWQNFFGQVLRDTGQVAIIDGDKKELVTIVPTGFATHILRSSATGRYFMAIGRDGKASLIDLWMNPPQVVAESKPCLDARSIESSKFKGYEDKYAVVGCYWPPTMVILDGLTLEPIKMVSTISYTKGAGELVMEARVAAIVASHFNPEWIVNLKESGQTWLVDYSELDKKGRPLPITMIDTDLFLHDGGWALKRYFIVAANALNKLIVIDTKTREFAAEVEAGVRPHPGRGSNWEHPTFGPVWATGNIGSPEVTVVGVDPEKHPQYAWKVVKRISLPYTGTLFIKTHPNSPWVIVDFPMSPSPQAAASLCAIDKRKLEVARCWEVPGAQELKARMVHPEFNKGGTEIWVSAWGSKDTPTFIVVYDAMTLKEKARITGDWVRTPTGKFNVYNTAYDIY, encoded by the coding sequence ATGAGGAGGTTAGCCTTATTGGGCGTTTTGGTTTTGAGTGCCTTGGCCTTGGCCCAGGCCCCTGGTCCCCTGAGCCCGGGGGAGAAGGAGGAGGCGGCCAAGATCTACTTTGACCGGTGCGCAGGTTGCCACGGGGTGTTGCGCAAGGGAGCCACGGGTCCGGCCTTGGACCCGAAGAAGATGGCAGAGAAGGGTCTGGAGTACCTGAAGGCGGTGATCTTTGGCGGCCTTCCTGGGGGGATGCCCGACTGGGGGCGGCAGGGGATCTTGAGCCAACAGGAAACCGAACTTGTTGCCCGGTTTCTTCTAGAGGAACCACCTGCGCCGCCCATCCCCACCTACGAGGAGATAAGGAAGACCTGGAAGGTGCACGTGCCACTGGAAAAGCGGCCCGCCAAGCCGCTCCATGACCGCAACTGGCAGAACTTCTTCGGCCAGGTGCTCCGGGATACCGGTCAGGTAGCCATCATCGATGGGGATAAGAAGGAACTGGTTACCATCGTGCCCACGGGCTTTGCCACCCACATCCTCCGCTCTTCGGCCACGGGCCGGTACTTCATGGCCATCGGCCGGGACGGCAAGGCCAGCCTCATCGACCTCTGGATGAACCCACCCCAGGTGGTGGCCGAGTCTAAGCCTTGTTTGGATGCTCGTTCCATCGAGTCCAGCAAGTTTAAGGGCTACGAGGACAAGTATGCGGTGGTGGGATGCTACTGGCCGCCGACCATGGTGATCCTGGATGGTCTGACCCTGGAGCCCATCAAGATGGTCTCCACCATCTCCTACACCAAGGGGGCAGGGGAGCTGGTCATGGAGGCCCGGGTGGCGGCCATCGTGGCTAGCCACTTTAACCCCGAGTGGATTGTAAACCTCAAGGAGTCGGGCCAGACCTGGCTGGTGGACTACTCCGAGCTGGATAAAAAGGGCCGGCCCTTGCCCATCACCATGATTGATACAGATCTCTTCCTCCACGACGGGGGTTGGGCCCTGAAGCGGTACTTCATCGTGGCGGCCAACGCCCTGAACAAGCTCATCGTTATCGATACCAAGACCCGGGAGTTTGCCGCCGAGGTGGAGGCGGGGGTCAGGCCCCACCCGGGCCGGGGTTCCAACTGGGAGCATCCCACCTTCGGGCCGGTCTGGGCCACGGGCAACATCGGTAGCCCCGAGGTGACCGTGGTGGGCGTAGACCCGGAAAAGCATCCCCAGTACGCCTGGAAGGTGGTCAAGCGGATCAGCTTGCCCTACACCGGCACCCTCTTCATCAAGACCCACCCCAATAGCCCTTGGGTCATCGTGGATTTCCCCATGAGCCCAAGTCCTCAGGCGGCGGCGAGCCTCTGCGCCATCGACAAGCGCAAGCTGGAGGTGGCCAGGTGCTGGGAGGTGCCGGGTGCCCAGGAGCTGAAGGCCCGCATGGTGCATCCTGAGTTCAACAAGGGCGGCACCGAGATCTGGGTTTCCGCCTGGGGTTCTAAGGACACCCCCACCTTCATCGTGGTCTACGACGCCATGACCCTGAAGGAGAAGGCCCGGATCACCGGGGACTGGGTGCGCACCCCCACTGGCAAGTTCAACGTGTACAACACCGCTTACGACATTTACTGA
- a CDS encoding cbb3-type cytochrome c oxidase subunit I — translation MTQALPQGKLYESQKLALWYFWVALALFGAQVLFGLLAAWQYLDPNFLYGKLNFITNRMLHINAMIVWLLLGFMGGVYWFLPLELGREVVGIRLARFAFFTLIAAVGIVVLVYLLVQYGPGNAFTLWFITEGREYIEAPRWADFGIVAVMAIFLYNVVATALKAQRITGVVAVLMFDLVALAGLYTAGMHYTPNISMDQYFWWWVVHLWVEATWEVLVGSIMAMALMHLLGTPRRIVETWLYLEVALVFGTGILGLGHHYFWIGTPEYWLGLGGFFSALEPIPLVAMVVHAVYDAGMHRMQTVNQPALFWAIAQAFGNFIGAGVWGFMQTLPQINLYSHGTQLAPAHGHLAFFGAYVTAILTVIYMALHQVRRPELPRFDSKLWKWAFVLMVVGIFGMSAAMTIAGFTQTMVERAIGGSTWQAYIDAQQHPWFQNGMVWRFVFGVFFLVSYLVLLWDLVTIGKGEARTAKEVGAHD, via the coding sequence ATGACCCAGGCTTTACCGCAAGGGAAACTCTACGAGTCCCAGAAGCTGGCCCTCTGGTACTTCTGGGTGGCCTTGGCCCTTTTTGGGGCCCAGGTCCTTTTCGGTTTGCTGGCGGCCTGGCAGTACCTGGATCCCAATTTTCTTTACGGCAAGCTTAACTTCATCACCAACCGGATGCTCCACATCAATGCCATGATCGTCTGGCTACTCCTGGGCTTCATGGGCGGAGTGTACTGGTTTTTGCCCCTGGAGCTGGGGCGGGAGGTGGTGGGCATCCGCTTGGCCAGATTTGCCTTCTTCACCCTGATCGCTGCGGTGGGCATCGTGGTCCTGGTCTACCTTTTGGTCCAGTACGGACCGGGGAACGCCTTTACCCTATGGTTCATCACCGAGGGCCGGGAGTACATAGAGGCTCCCCGCTGGGCGGATTTCGGCATCGTGGCGGTGATGGCCATCTTCCTTTACAACGTGGTGGCCACGGCGCTTAAGGCCCAGCGCATCACCGGGGTGGTGGCGGTATTGATGTTCGACCTGGTAGCCCTGGCCGGGCTCTATACGGCGGGCATGCACTACACCCCCAATATCTCCATGGACCAGTACTTCTGGTGGTGGGTGGTGCACCTTTGGGTGGAGGCCACCTGGGAGGTGCTGGTGGGCTCCATCATGGCCATGGCCCTCATGCACCTTTTGGGAACTCCTAGACGCATTGTGGAGACCTGGCTTTATCTAGAGGTGGCCTTGGTCTTCGGCACCGGGATCCTGGGCCTTGGGCACCACTACTTCTGGATCGGCACCCCGGAGTACTGGCTGGGCTTGGGAGGATTCTTTAGCGCCCTCGAGCCTATTCCTCTGGTGGCCATGGTGGTGCATGCGGTTTACGACGCTGGGATGCACCGCATGCAGACCGTGAACCAACCTGCCCTTTTCTGGGCCATTGCCCAGGCCTTTGGCAACTTCATCGGCGCCGGGGTTTGGGGGTTCATGCAGACCCTGCCCCAGATCAACCTCTACTCCCATGGTACCCAGCTGGCTCCAGCCCATGGCCACCTGGCCTTCTTCGGGGCCTACGTTACCGCCATCCTCACGGTGATCTACATGGCGCTCCACCAGGTGCGTCGCCCCGAGCTTCCCCGTTTTGACTCCAAGCTGTGGAAGTGGGCGTTTGTCCTTATGGTGGTGGGCATCTTTGGGATGTCTGCGGCCATGACCATCGCCGGCTTTACTCAAACCATGGTGGAACGGGCCATCGGGGGCAGTACCTGGCAGGCTTATATAGACGCCCAGCAGCACCCCTGGTTCCAAAACGGCATGGTCTGGCGCTTTGTCTTTGGGGTCTTCTTTCTGGTGAGCTACCTGGTTCTTCTGTGGGATCTGGTTACCATTGGGAAAGGGGAGGCCCGGACGGCCAAGGAGGTGGGGGCCCATGACTAG
- a CDS encoding c-type cytochrome: protein MEIGWIETTIGALFATVVLTLWLSRGSGWLEPRFWRNAAVVSSLIMTGILLYLTIDSLNQIREGSARVPAYTVINKAVGLKRDYEKRRDIPVIGEEVGFFGKLWSEKEAYALVNKGKMTLQSRNCMDCHTLLGNGAYFAPDLTRAWLDPKWETMVKSMTGKATKEEAMAEWLKHPDRYPTFVRRMPNLGLTDEEAMALVAFLKWMSAIDTNGFPDRFAGVQ from the coding sequence ATGGAGATCGGCTGGATAGAGACCACCATCGGGGCCCTTTTCGCCACCGTGGTCCTTACCCTATGGCTTTCACGGGGATCCGGGTGGCTCGAGCCCCGCTTCTGGCGCAATGCGGCCGTGGTGAGCTCCCTGATCATGACCGGGATTCTGCTTTACCTGACCATTGATTCCCTGAACCAAATCCGGGAGGGTTCGGCCCGGGTGCCGGCCTACACCGTGATTAACAAGGCCGTTGGGCTCAAGCGGGATTACGAGAAGCGGCGGGACATCCCGGTCATCGGGGAGGAGGTGGGGTTTTTCGGCAAGCTGTGGAGCGAGAAGGAAGCGTACGCCCTGGTCAACAAGGGTAAGATGACCCTGCAAAGCCGTAACTGCATGGACTGCCACACCCTCTTAGGCAACGGGGCCTATTTCGCTCCCGACCTCACCCGGGCATGGTTGGACCCCAAGTGGGAGACCATGGTCAAGAGCATGACCGGAAAGGCCACCAAGGAGGAGGCCATGGCGGAATGGCTTAAGCATCCGGATCGCTATCCCACCTTTGTCCGCCGTATGCCCAACCTAGGCTTGACGGATGAGGAGGCCATGGCCTTGGTGGCTTTCTTGAAGTGGATGTCGGCCATAGACACCAACGGTTTCCCGGATCGCTTCGCCGGGGTGCAGTAG
- a CDS encoding RrF2 family transcriptional regulator, with amino-acid sequence MRLRTLLKREESYAIHALLLLVEEPGLPAQEIAQKLKIPPAFLAKVLSKLAKASLVESRMGRGGGVWLKEPPEGITLLKVIESLSGPVALDLCATLKRCPTEERRGFCYLKPSLVRMNQEIRKTLAGLTLKDLLPETPRTV; translated from the coding sequence ATGCGGTTACGCACCCTACTCAAACGCGAGGAGTCATACGCCATCCACGCCCTTTTGCTCCTGGTGGAGGAACCCGGCCTTCCTGCGCAAGAAATCGCCCAAAAACTAAAGATACCGCCAGCTTTTCTGGCCAAAGTCCTTTCCAAACTGGCTAAAGCGAGCCTGGTGGAAAGCCGCATGGGCCGAGGGGGAGGGGTATGGCTAAAAGAGCCCCCGGAGGGGATCACCCTGCTTAAGGTGATAGAAAGCCTCTCCGGCCCTGTGGCCCTAGACCTTTGCGCCACCCTAAAGCGCTGCCCCACAGAGGAGAGGCGAGGGTTCTGCTACCTAAAGCCAAGCCTGGTGCGCATGAACCAGGAGATCCGCAAAACCCTCGCAGGCTTAACCCTAAAGGACCTTCTACCCGAAACCCCCAGGACCGTTTGA
- a CDS encoding DUF542 domain-containing protein, protein MVELNLKTTVNEVLQRHPEAVSLLNEMGIDTCCGGADSLEEAARQAGKNPEEVLKDLLAFLGWEG, encoded by the coding sequence ATGGTGGAACTCAACTTAAAGACCACAGTAAACGAGGTGCTCCAACGCCATCCGGAAGCGGTGAGCCTACTCAATGAGATGGGTATAGATACCTGCTGCGGTGGGGCCGATTCCCTGGAAGAAGCCGCCCGCCAAGCAGGGAAAAACCCAGAGGAGGTGCTGAAGGACCTCCTGGCCTTTTTAGGGTGGGAAGGATGA